GATTCAAAGGGTGAAGGACTTCTACGGGGACAACCTGCTCTCGATAATCTTCTACGGGAGGCACCTTCAGGACCCGGGCTTTCCAGAGATAGACGTGGTCGTTGTAATAGACAAACCCTACGACCCAGTTAAGATGAACCGTGTGGCAGATTTCGTTGAGAACATAAGGGACCCAATAGAGGAGAAATACGGCTACCACGTCTCCTTCGAGCTCTACACGCGCGAGGAAGCAGAGAACTTTCACTCCGGCTACCTTGACGTGGTTGTTAACTACGAGGTGGCCTACGATAAAGATAACTACTTCCAGAACCTCCTCAGGAACATGCTGAATCCAAAAAAGGCGATGGACTACGTTAAATACATCAGCACGATTGAGTACATCCCCGTCGAGGAAGAGGAGAGGGACGACGAATGATAGGGGCCGTTCTGGCCGGCGGAAGAGGAAGGCGCTTTGGGGGCGATAAGTTACTCTTCAAAATTTCCGGAAAGCCCCTGATTCTTTATACCATCGAGAGGCTGGAGAAAGCGGAGGGGATAGATGAAATAGTTCTGGTCGCTTCCAGAGAAAACGCGGAAAAGCTTGAAAGACTGGGTTATGGGGTAGTCATTGATGAACTCCTCGTGGGCCCGATGGGAGGTATTTACACCGCCCTTTCCCTTGGCGATGCCTTTGTGGTTGCAGGCGACATGCCCCTCCTTGTTCCGGAGTTTGTTGATTTCATAATAGAGCGCTTTTATCTAGAAAAAAAGCCGGCCTGCGTTCCGCGGTGGAGCAACGGCTACCTTGAACCTCTCCATGCCGCTTATTTAAGGGAATTTAGGTCTTTTCTGGGAGAAAAAATCAAGAGTGGACGGTATGCGATAAACCGGGCGATAAGGGAAAGTGAGGCCTGCTACATCGAAATCGAGAGCCTTCCCGAGGAGTGGAGGGAGAGCTTCTTCAACGTGAACACGCGGGAGGATTTGGAAAGAATCAGAGGCATTCGGGAAAGAGTTCTATGATCTCCTTTGTGTTCAGAACTTTGAGGTAGGGAACTGATTTTAGAGCTTTATTGTTGCTCCATAATACAGCGTTCATCTTGAGCGCGAGTGCCACAAAGTCCACATCCTTTGAGTCGGGGGTTATCTTGATTGCAATGTCAACAAACTCGGCGTAGCTCTCGTAGTCAATGAACGCCACGTATTTTTTGATAAGGTTTAAGACCCGTTCGAAGCTCTCGGGAGTTAGATGGGCTTTTTCCCATTATATATCAGGTTAGAATATCTTCTCAGTTCCTCCAGCAGGTATTCTGGGGCATAGAGTGGAGTGTCGAGAGAGATGCACAGGATAAGCTTTCTGGTTGTGCTCTCCTTTTTGAAAAACGAGAAGAGGACGTTCGTGTCAATCACTATCGGATTTTTCAAAGAAAGTCCTCCTTCTTCCTATTTCCTCGCTTATTTTCTCGATGTCTTCGTCGGTTAGTTCCGAGTTCATCAGGAGGCTATTAAGTCTCGTCAGCTCGGCTAACCTTTTCTCCACCAGCTTTGCAAGCCTCTTCGCGAATTCTATATCAACACCCTCAGGAACTCTAATCGCTACGCTCGTCATAACCATCACCCAAGTTTTGTCCTTGATGTTAATTATGCTTTTCTCACCCGTACTCCATCTAATCCACCTCTTCCTGAACTTGGCAGGTAGACGAGCACCGCCACGAGGATGAAGATGGAGCCGAGAACCCCTCTCCTGAGATACCACAGCAGAAAGCCGGTGCCGAGGAAGAGGTCTTTCAGCGTTTTCCATCTGTTCTCCTCGGTTTTAAATCCTAGAAAAACGAGATAATGCCTAAGATGCCTCCAATCAGCTAGACGTACTCAATCATCCCCTCCACCGTTCAGAATCCCCGCCAGCAGTTCCGCCAGCCTTTTCGCACGTTCCCTTATCAGCTCGCTTGGCTCTTGGAATAACCCTGTCGAGCCGGGCTGACAACCTATAAGCACGAACTCTGCCTTAACCATAGTCTTCATGAACTGGGTCACGAACTTCAGAGGAAGGCCGTGGGTCGAGACTGCCTCGCCTATCGTTCCTTCCGGGTCGGCTATTATATACTCCCCGACTTCACCGCCGAAGTCAACGGCATCAACGAAAACAACGAGTTCCGGCTTGAAATCCTTTATTTTTCCAGTGTAGTTCTCTGGAACCTCACCGCAGTTTACCACAAGGACGTTTGGATTGTCAAGGAGTTTCTTCAGCTTTTCAGCCACGAGCACGCCGAAGGCATCGTCCCCCCTTATGTCGTTTCCTATACCGCAGATTACGATTCGCTCTTTTCCTTGAAAGATTTCTTCGAGGGCGTTCATTTTGGGACTCTCCCCCAGTCTCATGTTAGTGTGTCATGTTTAAAAAAGAACAAAAATCAAAGCTTCCCGGCTATCTCCCTTACCTTCCCTGCAAACTCGGTCTTCATAAGCCCCTCAACGTTCCCAATCTTGGCGTCGAGGTCCGGGTAAAACGGTATTCCTCCAAGGTAGGGAATTCCGAACTCCTTTGCCAAAGCCTCGACGTCCTTCTCATCGTTGAGCTTCATGTTCTCAACAATTCCGAGAACTTTGTGCTTCTCCTCGAGGAGGAGCTGGACGAGCTTTCTGACTACGTTGAGGGCGAGCTTTGAGGGCGTCGCAACGACGAGGAACTCACCTCTCTTGAGGAAGCGGAGCACATCTAAGAGCTGGTCGCCGAGACCTGGCGGCATGTCTATGACGAGGTAGTCCAGCTCGTCCCACCTCGTTATCGTGAGCAGTTCGATTAGGGCATCGCTTATCTCCTTCCCGCGGAGTGGCGTTGGCTTGTCCTCGGTGTAATAAGCGATGGTCATGAACTTGATTCCGTGGACGGTGTGCGGGACGACGCCTTTATCCTCCTCGGGGAACTCCTTGGGTTCGAAGCCAAGAATCACGTGGTCGCTCGCTCCGTGGAAGTCGAGGTCGAGGAGACCGACTTTGTAGCCTTTCTCAGCGAGAGCCAAAGCCAGAGTGGTCGAGATGAGGGATTTTCCAACTCCCCCCTTACCGCTGACAACGGGGATTATTCTCCTAACTTTCTCAAGCCTCGCGTTAATGGCTATCTCACGTGGGTCTATCATTTCCCTCCCTCCTTCTCAATCATTATCCCAGCGACGTAAACACCCCTGCCCTGAACAACTTCAAAGTCGTGGCTTCCACACTTCGGACACGCTAAAAACGCGTGGACGACCTCCGGAATGAAGTGGATGTCTTCCTTAATGCGCTCGTCGAATTTGTCCTTCACTTCCTTGAGCTTCCATGTGTGACCACAGTTACGGCACTTGAATATGGCCTCTTCCTCCTCGAAGATTATCTCCGCGCCTTCAGCTATTGTTCCCGCGAACATCTGCTCCATGGCGAACTTGACGATGTCCTCTGCAACGTCCTGCAGTTCGCCGAGAACGACTTTAACTGCTTTAACGCGCTTCGCTCCTTCTTTCTGGGCGTAATCAAGAACCGTTCTAACAATAGCATCAGCCAGCGCCCACTCGTGCATGGTATCACCAACGGGAATTGGAGTGCTACCTTAAAAGGGTTGGGTTCCAAACCTGCAGTTGGGTCGTGGTGCAGACAAATTTATTAATGACTCGATAAAAGCTCTATCCAGCGGTGTGATGGATACGACATGGAGCAAAATTTGAAATAACCCACGTGACGGTTCAACTCGAAGTTGATAGGGGTGAAGTTAATGGTGTAATCCGCGAAAGGAAATAAGACAGAAAAAATCAGGCCTTTACAGTCTCAGGAACGCTTGCCTTTTCAAGTAACTTCTGCGTCGTTACCTCTACAGCACTGTAATAACTCGGCACGTAGAGGGTTGGCCCGCGCAGGATGACGCTCTCATCGACCCAGCTGACTTCTGTGAGTCCTTTCGGTTTTCCATGCTCTACTATGCTCTCCCAGAGGCGCTTGTTTATTATACATCCTGGGTCATCACCAAGGACGTCCAGCGTGTAGTGGTAGGCTCTCGCGCGACAGCCGCCGCAGATGTTCCTATAGGGGCAGTTCCTGCACTGACCTGTGAAGTTGTCCCTGTCGCGTAGGAGGTTGAATATCCTGCTTTTCTCCCATATTTCCTTGAAGGGCTTCACGCGAACGTTACCAACTGGCAATGGAAGGAATACGCAGGGAACAACGGTTCCATCGGGCTCTATGCCCGCATAAATCCTTCCGGCTCCACAACCTCCGATGAACTCCGCTAAAGTCTTCACGGCGTTGTTCTCTCCGATGTAGAAGTGCGCTGGTGTTACGTTCTTTCCCTGGCTTTCTAAGAGGGTGACCCTCGCGTACTGTGGGGCCGTTGTAAGTATCTCAAGCTTTCTCTTCTTCATTTGGTGATAGATTTCCTTCATGAATTCCTCGCGTTCCTCTGGGGACAGGTCAACCTTCACC
The Thermococcus sp. DNA segment above includes these coding regions:
- a CDS encoding nucleotidyltransferase, with the translated sequence MNAETLKRAKEELIQRVKDFYGDNLLSIIFYGRHLQDPGFPEIDVVVVIDKPYDPVKMNRVADFVENIRDPIEEKYGYHVSFELYTREEAENFHSGYLDVVVNYEVAYDKDNYFQNLLRNMLNPKKAMDYVKYISTIEYIPVEEEERDDE
- the mobA gene encoding molybdenum cofactor guanylyltransferase MobA, which encodes MIGAVLAGGRGRRFGGDKLLFKISGKPLILYTIERLEKAEGIDEIVLVASRENAEKLERLGYGVVIDELLVGPMGGIYTALSLGDAFVVAGDMPLLVPEFVDFIIERFYLEKKPACVPRWSNGYLEPLHAAYLREFRSFLGEKIKSGRYAINRAIRESEACYIEIESLPEEWRESFFNVNTREDLERIRGIRERVL
- a CDS encoding PIN domain-containing protein, producing MAFIDYESYAEFVDIAIKITPDSKDVDFVALALKMNAVLWSNNKALKSVPYLKVLNTKEIIELFPECL
- a CDS encoding PIN domain-containing protein, with the translated sequence MKNPIVIDTNVLFSFFKKESTTRKLILCISLDTPLYAPEYLLEELRRYSNLIYNGKKPI
- a CDS encoding hydrogenase 3 maturation endopeptidase HyCI, encoding MNALEEIFQGKERIVICGIGNDIRGDDAFGVLVAEKLKKLLDNPNVLVVNCGEVPENYTGKIKDFKPELVVFVDAVDFGGEVGEYIIADPEGTIGEAVSTHGLPLKFVTQFMKTMVKAEFVLIGCQPGSTGLFQEPSELIRERAKRLAELLAGILNGGGDD
- a CDS encoding Mrp/NBP35 family ATP-binding protein, with translation MIDPREIAINARLEKVRRIIPVVSGKGGVGKSLISTTLALALAEKGYKVGLLDLDFHGASDHVILGFEPKEFPEEDKGVVPHTVHGIKFMTIAYYTEDKPTPLRGKEISDALIELLTITRWDELDYLVIDMPPGLGDQLLDVLRFLKRGEFLVVATPSKLALNVVRKLVQLLLEEKHKVLGIVENMKLNDEKDVEALAKEFGIPYLGGIPFYPDLDAKIGNVEGLMKTEFAGKVREIAGKL
- the hypA gene encoding hydrogenase nickel incorporation protein HypA, yielding MHEWALADAIVRTVLDYAQKEGAKRVKAVKVVLGELQDVAEDIVKFAMEQMFAGTIAEGAEIIFEEEEAIFKCRNCGHTWKLKEVKDKFDERIKEDIHFIPEVVHAFLACPKCGSHDFEVVQGRGVYVAGIMIEKEGGK